One genomic segment of uncultured Fibrobacter sp. includes these proteins:
- a CDS encoding peptidylprolyl isomerase has translation MLTWINEKAKWIIVIFAAGIVVGLLAMDRVPNQGHSYPVGVVNDKKITYAEFDSRIKNIVQNQYQGQHLEDEQYNQLRTEVFRSFVRQILLNDQFEKAELSASVAEIGSEFSRNPDAVRARLVQEAQRRLYMIQQQATSQEDLMQRSNAYIASLPKFLTDSTFNKDEYDAWLKTPEAFRWGVMLQLEEDLKTNTIPARQLQVLVGASVHPTSLEANWNVNRRLTDYELQVAVANGADFKADENAVDSVMVAGYFNAHRDSFFVKKDMAQFEFAYLPVEATAGDDARIREYAMTLYYQLTDSSSTTTFEDMARISSEDATTAEKGGVLSDDYVGRGVYVKEFEDVAFGLDSGAVSEPVRTRFGYHIIKSLGKSKDSTGADLVKVAHILLVVNASSETIDSLEGILTKVKASVDAGKTFAEAAKEQNLDVHTSNWISRGDNIDGVGYLKGLAAYAWPNENLPDEASKVSPILKNNKWVVVAEKVKDLKAGDRSIDLYFNNIKSTLLRNKTAAAAEAYLASVADKVKAWAPADSAADSAAVAANKIEKVNIEKVTASVDGYVPGFGYGSTRIAKILENAKEGEWSPAVATENGAVMVKVVSKKVPEEAAVKEAVKTEIANTSSYVAMTLFTEFVNNLENSTAVESNLDLYYRD, from the coding sequence ATGTTAACGTGGATTAATGAAAAAGCCAAGTGGATTATCGTTATCTTTGCCGCGGGTATCGTGGTGGGCCTTTTGGCCATGGACCGTGTCCCGAACCAAGGACACAGCTATCCGGTCGGCGTTGTAAACGACAAGAAGATTACTTATGCCGAATTCGACTCCCGTATCAAGAACATCGTGCAGAACCAGTACCAGGGTCAGCACCTTGAAGACGAACAGTACAACCAGCTGCGCACCGAAGTGTTCCGTAGCTTTGTTCGCCAGATTCTCTTGAACGACCAGTTCGAAAAAGCCGAACTGAGCGCCTCGGTCGCCGAAATCGGTTCTGAATTCAGCCGCAATCCGGACGCCGTGCGTGCACGCCTGGTGCAGGAAGCACAGCGCCGCTTATACATGATCCAGCAGCAGGCCACCAGCCAGGAAGACCTGATGCAGCGTAGCAATGCCTACATTGCTAGCCTGCCGAAGTTCCTTACTGATTCTACCTTCAACAAGGACGAATACGACGCTTGGCTCAAGACTCCCGAAGCTTTCCGCTGGGGTGTGATGCTTCAGCTCGAAGAAGACCTGAAGACCAACACCATTCCGGCTCGCCAACTGCAAGTGCTGGTTGGAGCTTCCGTTCACCCGACTTCTCTCGAAGCTAACTGGAACGTTAATCGTCGCTTGACCGATTACGAACTGCAGGTGGCGGTTGCCAATGGCGCAGACTTCAAGGCCGACGAAAATGCCGTGGATAGCGTGATGGTTGCTGGCTACTTCAACGCCCATCGCGACAGCTTCTTCGTGAAGAAGGACATGGCTCAGTTTGAATTTGCATACCTCCCGGTTGAAGCTACTGCTGGTGACGACGCTCGCATTCGCGAATACGCCATGACGCTCTACTACCAGCTGACCGATTCCTCTTCGACCACCACGTTCGAAGACATGGCCCGTATTTCTTCTGAAGATGCAACCACCGCTGAAAAGGGTGGCGTCTTGAGCGACGACTATGTGGGTCGTGGCGTCTATGTCAAGGAATTCGAAGATGTCGCCTTCGGTCTTGATTCCGGTGCCGTTTCCGAACCGGTTCGTACTCGCTTTGGTTACCACATCATCAAGAGCCTCGGCAAGTCCAAGGACTCTACCGGTGCTGATCTCGTGAAGGTCGCTCACATCCTCCTCGTCGTGAACGCTTCTTCTGAAACTATCGATAGCCTCGAAGGCATCCTCACCAAGGTCAAGGCCTCTGTGGACGCAGGCAAGACCTTTGCCGAAGCCGCTAAGGAACAGAACCTCGACGTTCATACTTCTAACTGGATTTCTCGTGGCGACAATATCGATGGTGTCGGTTACCTGAAGGGTCTTGCCGCTTACGCTTGGCCGAACGAAAATCTCCCGGATGAAGCCAGCAAGGTTTCTCCGATCTTGAAGAATAACAAGTGGGTCGTTGTTGCCGAAAAGGTGAAGGACCTCAAGGCTGGCGATCGTAGCATTGACCTGTACTTCAACAACATCAAGAGCACTCTGCTCCGCAACAAGACTGCCGCCGCTGCTGAAGCTTACCTCGCTTCTGTTGCTGACAAGGTTAAGGCTTGGGCTCCGGCTGATAGCGCTGCTGATTCTGCCGCTGTTGCTGCAAACAAGATTGAAAAGGTCAACATCGAAAAGGTGACCGCTTCTGTCGACGGCTATGTGCCGGGCTTCGGCTATGGCAGCACCCGTATCGCCAAGATTCTCGAAAATGCCAAGGAAGGCGAATGGAGCCCTGCCGTTGCTACCGAAAACGGTGCCGTGATGGTCAAGGTTGTCTCCAAGAAGGTTCCTGAAGAAGCTGCCGTTAAGGAAGCTGTGAAGACCGAAATTGCC